The Mycobacterium seoulense genome has a window encoding:
- a CDS encoding TetR/AcrR family transcriptional regulator → MEPSRRWGDDRAILDDEEARRRILDAAGRCIVRRGNTQFRMGEVADEAGVSRSTVYRYFPGRDDVLLDLILARVDRALGELVRSLAAPDDPARSVPEMILARVESVDGDPLNEALFAAESTAVATALERGSEPIVETLLRHYEPLLERWKSAGRLHADLDPRSVVQWLHATTLFLLAPTWRHRPAVDKREFVEQFVVRALVPEIRQ, encoded by the coding sequence ATGGAACCGAGCCGTCGGTGGGGCGACGACCGCGCGATCCTCGACGACGAGGAGGCGCGCAGGCGCATCCTGGACGCCGCGGGACGCTGCATCGTGCGACGCGGTAACACGCAGTTCCGGATGGGCGAGGTGGCCGACGAGGCGGGGGTCTCGCGGTCCACTGTGTACCGGTACTTCCCCGGCCGCGACGACGTCCTGCTGGATCTGATCCTGGCGCGCGTCGACCGCGCACTCGGCGAGTTGGTGCGCTCGCTGGCCGCCCCGGACGATCCCGCGCGGTCGGTGCCCGAGATGATCCTGGCGCGCGTCGAATCGGTGGACGGCGACCCACTGAACGAGGCGCTGTTCGCCGCCGAGAGCACCGCCGTGGCGACGGCCCTCGAGCGGGGTTCGGAGCCCATCGTGGAGACGCTGTTGCGGCACTACGAACCGTTGCTGGAGCGGTGGAAATCGGCGGGCCGTCTGCACGCGGATCTTGATCCACGGTCGGTCGTCCAGTGGCTGCACGCGACCACGTTGTTCCTGCTCGCGCCCACGTGGCGACACCGCCCGGCCGTCGACAAACGCGAGTTCGTCGAGCAGTTCGTGGTGCGCGCCCTGGTACCGGAGATCAGACAATAA
- a CDS encoding aromatic ring-hydroxylating oxygenase subunit alpha — protein MNAPAGNPTRTRDDDAIGTPPDSPTLVPAERYYSPAFAALEVARMWPKVWQLACMVDHVAEPGDYFEYRCGPYGVLIVRGDDGLLRAFQNACRHRGNSVCVGSGSGLRELKCGYHGWTWDLAGALKRVPNRKGFGSLKLSDFPLVPVRVDTWAGLVFVNLDLDAMPLPEYLEAVPDDIAWCRLDDFRCYATLTVEVDANWKTIADGYSETYHIQTLHPELLRCVDDIHAPQQIWGHTGKSDQPYGVQSPRFDGALSDEEVWDAYVYTQGALMGAVEGTPFPADERRAGQTVQDLIAAHTRAFAATRGVDLDWADTDRITRLHQYNVFPNMTLLANADHLTVMCSRPGPDPDRGELVMFLMTRMPPGAPRAKPTDVRVPAGEAEPGVVLTQDIQVLAGLQRGMHQPGFTHLVLSSEERRVINMHRNLERYLDLPRSERASGAANQPPSP, from the coding sequence GTGAACGCGCCCGCCGGCAACCCGACCCGCACCCGCGACGACGACGCGATCGGCACCCCGCCGGACAGCCCGACCCTGGTTCCGGCCGAGCGCTATTACTCGCCGGCGTTCGCCGCGCTCGAGGTCGCGCGGATGTGGCCGAAGGTCTGGCAGCTCGCGTGCATGGTCGACCACGTCGCCGAACCCGGCGACTACTTCGAGTACCGGTGCGGACCGTACGGGGTGCTGATCGTCCGCGGCGACGACGGGCTGCTGCGCGCCTTCCAGAACGCCTGCCGCCACCGCGGCAACTCGGTGTGCGTGGGCTCGGGCTCGGGGCTGCGCGAGCTCAAGTGCGGCTACCACGGGTGGACCTGGGACCTGGCCGGCGCGCTCAAACGGGTGCCCAACCGCAAGGGCTTCGGGTCGCTCAAGCTGTCCGACTTCCCGCTGGTGCCGGTCCGGGTGGACACCTGGGCGGGCCTCGTCTTCGTCAATCTCGACCTCGACGCGATGCCGCTGCCCGAATATCTGGAGGCGGTGCCCGACGACATCGCCTGGTGCCGGCTCGACGACTTCCGCTGCTATGCCACGCTGACCGTCGAGGTCGACGCGAATTGGAAGACGATCGCCGACGGTTACAGCGAGACCTACCACATCCAGACGCTGCACCCGGAATTGCTGCGCTGCGTCGACGACATTCATGCGCCACAACAAATCTGGGGTCACACCGGCAAATCCGACCAGCCCTACGGCGTCCAGAGCCCCCGCTTCGACGGCGCGCTGAGCGACGAAGAGGTCTGGGACGCCTACGTTTACACGCAAGGGGCGCTCATGGGCGCCGTCGAAGGCACCCCCTTCCCCGCTGATGAGCGCCGGGCCGGGCAGACGGTACAGGATCTGATCGCCGCGCACACCCGGGCGTTCGCCGCCACTCGCGGGGTGGACCTCGACTGGGCCGACACGGACCGCATCACCCGGCTGCACCAGTACAACGTCTTCCCCAACATGACACTGCTGGCCAACGCCGACCACCTCACCGTCATGTGCTCGCGGCCCGGCCCCGATCCCGACAGGGGTGAGCTGGTCATGTTCTTGATGACGCGGATGCCGCCTGGTGCTCCGCGCGCCAAACCGACCGACGTGCGGGTGCCCGCCGGGGAGGCCGAGCCCGGCGTGGTGCTCACCCAGGACATCCAGGTGCTCGCCGGACTGCAGCGCGGCATGCATCAACCGGGCTTCACCCACTTGGTGCTCTCCAGCGAGGAGCGCCGCGTGATCAACATGCACCGCAACCTGGAGCGCTATCTGGACCTGCCCCGGTCCGAGCGCGCGAGCGGCGCGGCCAATCAGCCGCCGTCACCATAA
- a CDS encoding response regulator transcription factor, protein MPHHAETPEITVLLVDDQDLVRSGLRRILRRKDGFVIVAECSDGDEVPAAVAAHRPDVVVMDLRMRRVDGIEATRRLGGTPPVLALTTFNEDELLSEALRAGAAGFVLKDSSAEELIRAVRAVARGDSYLDPAVTARVLTTYRKAAPGPRGTATAELTTRELDVLTLMGRGFSNAEIADELCISGVTVKSHIGRIFGKLDLRDRAAAIVYAYDNGIVVPR, encoded by the coding sequence ATCCCCCACCACGCGGAGACGCCCGAGATCACCGTCCTCCTCGTCGACGACCAGGATCTGGTGCGCTCGGGACTGCGCCGGATCCTGCGCCGCAAGGACGGGTTCGTCATCGTCGCGGAATGCTCCGACGGTGACGAGGTGCCGGCGGCGGTGGCCGCGCACCGGCCCGACGTCGTCGTGATGGATCTGCGCATGCGCCGGGTCGACGGCATCGAGGCGACGCGCCGGCTCGGGGGGACGCCGCCGGTGTTGGCGCTGACCACCTTCAACGAGGACGAGCTGCTCTCGGAGGCGCTGCGCGCCGGGGCCGCCGGCTTCGTGCTCAAGGACTCGTCCGCCGAGGAACTGATCCGTGCCGTGCGGGCGGTCGCCAGGGGCGACAGCTACCTCGATCCGGCCGTCACCGCGCGCGTGCTGACCACCTATCGCAAGGCCGCGCCGGGGCCTCGCGGCACCGCGACCGCCGAGTTGACCACCCGAGAGCTCGACGTGCTGACCCTGATGGGCAGGGGCTTTTCCAACGCCGAGATCGCCGACGAACTCTGCATTTCCGGCGTCACCGTCAAAAGCCACATCGGCCGGATCTTCGGGAAACTCGACCTGCGGGACCGTGCGGCGGCGATCGTCTACGCCTACGACAACGGCATCGTCGTCCCGCGCTGA
- a CDS encoding fructose bisphosphate aldolase, with amino-acid sequence MPNQQQAERMTSGKGFIAALDQSGGSTPKALRLYGIQDDAYSSEEEMFDLIHQMRSRIITSPAFTGDRVLAAILFEQTMDREIAGKPSTTYLWETKGVVPILKIDKGLAEASDDVQLMKPIPGLDGLLERAVGLGVFGTKERSVIGGANPEGIAAVVAQQFELAHQVLSHGLVPIIEPEVTISISDKAEAEPILRDEITKQLENLPDGQRVMLKLSLPSEVNYYRPLIEHPKVMRVVALSGGYSREEANELLAKNTGLIASFSRALTEGLTVDQSDEQFNATLDKAIQSIYDASVAG; translated from the coding sequence ATGCCGAACCAGCAGCAAGCCGAGCGGATGACGTCAGGCAAGGGGTTCATCGCGGCGCTCGACCAGAGCGGCGGCTCGACGCCCAAGGCGCTGCGCCTCTACGGCATCCAGGATGACGCGTACTCGTCCGAGGAGGAGATGTTCGACCTCATCCACCAGATGCGGTCGCGGATCATCACCTCGCCGGCGTTCACCGGTGACCGCGTGCTGGCCGCCATCCTGTTCGAGCAGACGATGGACCGCGAGATCGCGGGCAAACCGTCGACCACCTACCTGTGGGAGACCAAGGGCGTGGTGCCGATCCTCAAGATCGACAAGGGCCTGGCGGAGGCGTCCGACGACGTACAGCTGATGAAGCCGATCCCCGGCCTGGACGGGCTGCTCGAGCGGGCCGTCGGCCTGGGCGTTTTCGGCACGAAGGAGCGGTCGGTGATCGGCGGGGCCAACCCCGAGGGCATCGCCGCCGTGGTCGCCCAGCAGTTCGAGCTGGCCCACCAGGTGCTCTCGCACGGTCTGGTGCCGATCATCGAACCGGAGGTCACCATCTCGATCTCGGACAAGGCGGAGGCCGAGCCGATCCTGCGCGACGAGATCACCAAGCAACTCGAGAACCTGCCTGACGGGCAGCGCGTGATGCTCAAGCTGAGCCTGCCCAGCGAGGTCAACTACTACCGCCCCCTGATCGAACACCCGAAGGTGATGCGGGTGGTCGCACTCTCCGGCGGCTATTCGCGCGAAGAGGCCAACGAACTGCTGGCGAAGAACACCGGGTTGATCGCCAGCTTCAGCCGCGCGCTGACCGAGGGGCTCACGGTCGACCAGTCCGATGAGCAGTTCAACGCCACGCTGGACAAGGCGATCCAGTCGATCTACGACGCCTCGGTCGCCGGCTGA
- a CDS encoding catalase family peroxidase — translation MEPDDRGGEPDDPPGDVEPARPVPDAVSRRRALLGMGAVAGIAAVDVGGFAYAGGWLRPDALTPPRFADRFEHVYGRHDGFRRNHAKGLSAVGTFASTGAGAAICRAAVFRAGNVPLIGRFSLSGGLPDQADVSTTVRGLGLLFQGPDGQQWRTAMVNIPVFPDSTPQGFYDRLLASQPVPGTGKPDPEKMAAFLDRHPETVAALKVIKQAPPSAGFADSAFYGLNAFRFTNAAGATVPVRWAAVPQQSAGTPAPAGGKDYLFDDLIRVLSQRPLSWRLVLTVGEPGDPTNDATTPWPVSRRTVDAGTITVTAVHTEAPGNARDINFDPLVLPDGITASDDPLLAARSAVYARSFTRRAEEPKTPSAVDVSRVLR, via the coding sequence ATGGAGCCCGATGATCGCGGTGGCGAGCCGGACGACCCGCCCGGCGACGTCGAGCCCGCCCGGCCCGTCCCCGACGCGGTGTCACGCCGGCGGGCATTGCTGGGCATGGGTGCCGTGGCGGGCATCGCCGCGGTCGATGTCGGCGGATTCGCCTACGCCGGCGGCTGGCTGCGACCCGACGCGCTGACCCCCCCGCGATTCGCCGACCGCTTCGAACACGTCTACGGACGCCACGACGGTTTCCGCCGGAACCACGCCAAGGGTCTGAGCGCGGTGGGAACCTTCGCGAGCACCGGCGCCGGGGCGGCGATCTGCCGGGCCGCGGTCTTCCGAGCGGGGAACGTCCCCCTGATCGGCCGCTTCTCCCTGTCGGGAGGCCTGCCGGATCAGGCGGACGTTAGCACCACCGTCAGGGGACTCGGCCTGCTCTTCCAGGGTCCCGACGGCCAACAATGGCGCACCGCAATGGTCAACATCCCGGTCTTCCCGGACAGCACACCGCAGGGGTTCTACGACCGGTTGCTGGCATCCCAACCCGTACCGGGGACCGGCAAGCCTGACCCCGAGAAGATGGCCGCCTTCCTCGATCGCCATCCCGAGACCGTCGCGGCGCTGAAGGTGATCAAGCAGGCCCCGCCGAGCGCGGGGTTCGCCGACAGCGCCTTTTACGGCCTGAACGCGTTCCGGTTCACCAACGCCGCCGGGGCGACGGTTCCGGTGCGCTGGGCCGCGGTCCCGCAGCAATCGGCGGGCACGCCGGCGCCCGCGGGCGGCAAGGACTACCTGTTCGACGACCTCATCCGCGTGCTGTCCCAGCGACCGCTGAGTTGGCGGCTGGTCCTCACCGTCGGCGAGCCCGGGGACCCGACGAACGACGCCACGACACCGTGGCCGGTGTCGCGCCGCACCGTCGATGCCGGCACCATCACCGTCACCGCCGTGCACACCGAGGCTCCCGGCAACGCGCGCGACATCAACTTCGATCCGCTGGTCCTGCCGGACGGCATCACGGCTTCCGACGACCCACTGCTGGCCGCGCGATCGGCGGTCTACGCCCGCTCGTTCACCCGCCGCGCCGAGGAACCCAAGACGCCCAGCGCCGTCGACGTCTCCCGGGTGCTCCGGTGA
- a CDS encoding cytochrome b — MTRGAAAATRFALPSRVLHWLMAPMVIAQLLIGVTMVASLSYYPLLLAIHRPLGALILAFAVVRLANRLRHRPPPFLSTMSGAERRVATWSEYLLYALLLLQPLTGWAMLSAARVPVTLAGRLRLPGIAPQSIDVFAVLRECHGVFALLLFLTFTAHMCAVLFHTLVLRDRLLDRMALWRGRPATAQPDHAEL; from the coding sequence GTGACGCGAGGCGCCGCCGCCGCGACCCGGTTCGCGCTCCCGTCCCGCGTGCTGCACTGGCTGATGGCGCCGATGGTCATCGCGCAACTGCTCATCGGTGTCACCATGGTCGCGTCGCTGAGCTACTACCCGCTGCTGCTGGCCATCCACCGGCCGCTGGGCGCCCTGATCCTGGCGTTCGCCGTCGTCCGGCTGGCGAATCGGCTCAGACACCGGCCGCCACCGTTCCTGTCCACCATGAGCGGTGCGGAACGGCGCGTCGCGACGTGGTCGGAATACCTGCTGTACGCCCTGCTGCTGCTGCAGCCCCTGACCGGGTGGGCCATGCTGTCGGCAGCGCGGGTTCCCGTCACGTTGGCGGGACGGCTGCGATTGCCGGGCATCGCGCCGCAGAGCATCGACGTGTTCGCGGTGCTGCGCGAGTGCCACGGCGTCTTCGCGTTGCTGCTGTTCCTGACGTTCACCGCGCACATGTGCGCGGTCCTCTTCCACACGCTCGTTCTGCGGGACCGGCTTCTCGATCGCATGGCGCTGTGGCGCGGCAGACCCGCCACCGCGCAGCCCGATCACGCCGAGCTCTGA
- a CDS encoding N-acyl-D-amino-acid deacylase family protein encodes MFDLKIIGGTVVDGTGAGRYRADIGIRDGKIVDVVRRGAGDPAAGGLQTAQAAETIDATGRVVAPGFVDIHTHYDGQVSWDGLLEPSSGHGVTTIVTGNCGVGFAPVRPGTEQWLIELMEGVEDIPGTALTEGITWGWETYPEYLDAIGKQKFSVDVGSQVAHGAIRAYAMGERGARNEPATPDDIEAMGRLVREAIEAGALGFSTSRTMGHRAMDGEPVPGTFAAEDELFGLGRAMAAGGQAVFELAPQGSAGEDIVAPKKELDWMRRLSGEIDRPVSFALIQVDADPNLWREMLDLSADAHAEGARLYPQVAARPFGMMIGFQGHHGFSHRPTYRRLKAECSREELAQRLADPAVKAAILADEDLPADPTLLFDGMFALVQHSLKRLYALGDPPDYEPTPDRSVAAIAAARGEDPLSTLYDLMLERDATAMLMLPLFNYADGNCDAIREMLLHPAGVLGLSDGGAHCGMICDASYPTFLLTHWARDRRRGEKLSLEYVIRKQSRDTAHLFGLTDRGTIEPGKKADINVIDMDALTLHPAAMAFDLPAGGNRILQGASGYAATIVSGTVTRRNDVDTGARPGRLVRGAR; translated from the coding sequence GTGTTCGACCTGAAGATCATTGGTGGCACCGTCGTCGACGGCACCGGCGCGGGGCGCTATCGCGCCGACATCGGCATCAGGGACGGCAAGATCGTCGACGTCGTCCGTCGCGGGGCCGGTGACCCCGCCGCGGGTGGCCTGCAGACGGCACAAGCCGCCGAAACCATCGATGCCACCGGGCGTGTGGTGGCCCCCGGCTTCGTCGACATCCACACCCACTACGACGGTCAGGTGAGTTGGGACGGCCTGCTCGAGCCGTCCAGCGGGCACGGCGTCACCACCATCGTGACCGGCAACTGCGGCGTCGGCTTCGCCCCGGTGCGGCCCGGCACCGAGCAGTGGTTGATCGAGTTGATGGAGGGCGTCGAGGACATTCCCGGCACCGCTCTCACCGAGGGCATCACCTGGGGCTGGGAGACCTATCCCGAATACCTCGACGCGATCGGCAAACAGAAATTCTCCGTCGATGTGGGCAGCCAGGTCGCCCATGGCGCCATCCGCGCCTACGCGATGGGCGAGCGCGGGGCCCGCAACGAACCGGCGACGCCCGACGACATCGAGGCGATGGGCCGGCTGGTCCGTGAGGCGATCGAGGCCGGCGCGCTCGGGTTTTCCACGTCGCGCACGATGGGCCACCGCGCCATGGACGGTGAACCGGTGCCCGGCACGTTTGCGGCCGAGGATGAGCTGTTCGGGCTCGGGCGGGCCATGGCCGCCGGCGGTCAGGCCGTCTTCGAGCTGGCGCCGCAGGGCTCCGCGGGCGAGGACATCGTCGCGCCCAAGAAGGAACTGGACTGGATGCGCCGGTTGAGCGGCGAGATCGACCGGCCGGTCTCCTTCGCCCTTATTCAAGTGGACGCCGACCCCAACCTGTGGCGCGAGATGCTGGACCTGTCCGCGGACGCGCACGCCGAGGGCGCCCGCCTCTACCCCCAGGTCGCGGCTCGCCCGTTCGGCATGATGATCGGCTTCCAGGGTCATCACGGCTTCAGCCACCGGCCCACCTACCGCCGGCTGAAGGCCGAGTGCAGCCGCGAGGAACTCGCGCAGCGCCTGGCGGACCCGGCGGTGAAGGCCGCCATCCTGGCCGACGAGGACCTGCCCGCCGACCCCACCCTGTTGTTCGACGGAATGTTTGCCCTGGTCCAGCATTCGCTCAAGCGGCTCTACGCGCTGGGCGATCCGCCCGACTACGAGCCGACCCCGGACCGCTCTGTCGCCGCCATCGCGGCAGCCCGCGGCGAGGACCCGCTGTCCACGCTGTACGACCTCATGCTCGAGCGGGACGCGACCGCCATGCTGATGCTGCCGTTGTTCAACTACGCCGACGGCAACTGCGACGCGATCCGCGAGATGCTGCTGCACCCGGCCGGCGTGCTCGGGCTTTCCGACGGCGGCGCCCACTGCGGAATGATCTGCGACGCTTCGTATCCCACGTTCCTGCTGACGCACTGGGCGCGGGACCGGCGCCGGGGCGAGAAGCTGTCGCTGGAATACGTGATCCGCAAGCAGTCCCGTGATACCGCCCACCTGTTCGGCCTCACCGACCGTGGCACCATCGAGCCGGGCAAGAAGGCCGACATCAACGTCATCGACATGGACGCCCTGACGCTGCACCCCGCCGCGATGGCCTTCGACCTGCCCGCCGGCGGCAACCGGATCCTGCAGGGAGCCAGTGGCTACGCCGCCACGATCGTCAGCGGGACCGTGACCCGGCGCAACGACGTCGACACCGGGGCCCGCCCCGGACGTTTGGTGCGCGGAGCGCGTTAA
- a CDS encoding phosphotransferase produces the protein MRNPVSQAVSAAGLAAHLGRGVGRVATDAVVGGRFGLPRRVQDIDAGVLSRLMGTTVRSVRVLGSDAGTSTRARLVLTGKNVPDSVFVKLAAKSAATRLMGELGRLGQTEVRFYSRLAPQVVGAPYAYGTAFDPWTGRYLVVLEDLPAESCEFPDTLHPLSLEQAGLIVELLADLHATFWERQPRHARGPLGWVYTPSGDVTSLLTGSLMHASIKRLAERTDIPVENGRFIADNYRAVAALIDTPPNTVMHGDAHPGNMYFHGGKAGLLDWQAVRRGHPSRELAYTLITSLTPEDRRATQRELLDDYRRALAAAGGPELDRDDLWLRFRQAALYAYVAPLITAGMGGMQVEDIAMEGLRRGVAALDDLETVAALKSSL, from the coding sequence ATGAGAAACCCTGTGTCGCAGGCGGTTTCGGCCGCCGGCTTGGCCGCTCACCTAGGCCGCGGCGTGGGCCGGGTAGCCACCGACGCAGTGGTCGGTGGTCGGTTCGGGTTGCCCCGCCGGGTTCAGGACATCGACGCGGGGGTGCTCTCGAGGCTGATGGGCACCACAGTGCGGTCGGTCCGCGTCCTAGGCAGCGACGCGGGGACGTCGACGCGAGCGCGGCTGGTATTGACCGGGAAGAACGTCCCCGACTCGGTGTTCGTCAAGCTCGCGGCGAAGTCGGCGGCCACCCGCTTGATGGGTGAGTTGGGCCGGCTCGGGCAGACCGAGGTGCGGTTTTACAGCCGGCTCGCCCCGCAGGTCGTGGGCGCTCCGTATGCCTACGGCACGGCGTTCGATCCGTGGACCGGGCGCTACCTCGTGGTGCTCGAAGACCTTCCCGCCGAGTCATGCGAGTTCCCCGACACCTTGCACCCGCTCTCGCTGGAGCAGGCCGGCCTGATCGTCGAGCTGCTGGCGGATCTGCACGCCACCTTCTGGGAACGCCAACCCCGCCACGCGCGCGGCCCGCTGGGCTGGGTCTACACGCCCTCCGGCGACGTCACCTCATTGCTGACCGGCTCGCTGATGCACGCCTCCATCAAGCGCCTTGCCGAACGCACCGACATCCCCGTCGAGAACGGCCGCTTCATCGCCGACAATTACCGTGCGGTCGCCGCCCTCATCGACACTCCCCCGAACACCGTCATGCACGGCGACGCCCATCCCGGCAACATGTACTTCCACGGCGGCAAGGCCGGCCTGCTGGACTGGCAGGCGGTGCGGCGCGGGCACCCGTCCCGGGAACTCGCCTACACGCTGATCACCAGCCTCACCCCCGAAGACCGCCGGGCGACCCAGCGCGAGCTGCTCGACGACTACCGCCGCGCGCTCGCGGCGGCCGGCGGACCCGAGCTGGACCGCGACGACCTGTGGCTGCGGTTCCGCCAGGCCGCGCTGTATGCCTACGTCGCCCCGCTGATCACCGCGGGAATGGGCGGCATGCAGGTCGAAGACATCGCCATGGAAGGGTTGCGGCGCGGCGTCGCGGCGCTCGACGACCTGGAAACGGTCGCGGCGCTGAAGAGTTCGCTCTGA
- a CDS encoding ATP-binding protein, with translation MGRSDHQAHTASNLDDPSRFVRKRVAADPRSAARARAEFGTWLETHLARGADRFSDVLLAVNEAIANAAEFAYCDASQRGTLDVGAAYDHRSDGLAVTVDDRGHWRQKVPAQHHQQLRGRGIPLMEALADEVTIDRTPHGTRVTMTWTDLTRRP, from the coding sequence ATGGGACGCTCTGACCATCAGGCGCACACCGCGTCGAACCTCGATGACCCGTCCCGCTTCGTACGGAAACGCGTCGCCGCCGACCCGCGCAGCGCCGCGCGGGCCCGCGCCGAGTTCGGCACCTGGCTCGAAACGCATCTTGCCCGCGGCGCCGACCGGTTCAGCGACGTGTTGCTGGCGGTGAACGAAGCCATCGCCAACGCCGCGGAATTCGCCTATTGCGACGCCTCCCAGCGCGGGACGCTGGACGTGGGTGCGGCCTACGACCACCGATCCGACGGCCTGGCCGTCACCGTCGACGATCGCGGCCATTGGCGCCAGAAAGTTCCTGCCCAGCACCATCAGCAACTCCGCGGGCGCGGCATCCCGCTGATGGAGGCGCTCGCTGACGAAGTGACCATCGACCGCACGCCGCACGGAACCCGCGTCACGATGACCTGGACCGACCTGACGCGACGGCCCTAG
- a CDS encoding STAS domain-containing protein yields the protein MGEQTGDPIDPTAFAVGKQQVDQAVVLTVSGEVDMLSSPHLAEAIQTALGTKPAALIVDLSKVDFLASAGMTVLVTAQAEAEPPTRFAVVANGSATSRPIKLMGIDSVLALYSTLDDALSGVAAG from the coding sequence ATGGGCGAACAAACCGGCGATCCGATCGATCCGACCGCATTCGCAGTAGGAAAACAGCAGGTAGATCAGGCGGTTGTGCTCACCGTCTCGGGTGAAGTGGACATGCTCAGCTCGCCGCATCTGGCCGAGGCGATCCAGACCGCGCTGGGGACCAAACCCGCCGCGCTGATCGTCGACCTCTCGAAAGTCGACTTCTTGGCGTCGGCCGGGATGACCGTCCTGGTCACGGCGCAGGCGGAGGCCGAGCCGCCCACCCGGTTCGCGGTCGTCGCGAACGGGTCCGCGACGAGCCGGCCGATCAAACTGATGGGAATCGACAGCGTGCTCGCGCTCTACAGCACGCTCGACGACGCGCTGAGCGGCGTCGCTGCTGGGTGA
- a CDS encoding sensor histidine kinase, which produces MLRGATRYLREQLRRRGELIPVGLTWASLIAVDVSHVGGAVIAILQRPSADLPVGLTAFAVSIAPTLVFFFLNTKLSPVLMWATWSTATAMMLFGTSTPIHADFAPALLVLMVLSTATLSSIAGGLLSAVSAAALLLAAAALHRLDAVVLYLAFVGAGWLLGYVMRAQRLLLAEQIEAQKMLAQHAAADERRRIAREVHDVIAHSLSITLLHVTGARRALQQDRDVDDAVEALEQAERLGRQAMADIRRTVGLLDSSPTKAAQTTPEPGIDDIGVLVADFQRAGLDVTLRVDGPTERVSAAVGLALYRITQESLANIAKHAPDSKSTVALCVSATSAGLTVENRLPVAIAAPLSAEGRGLRGMRQRVELLGGAIDTGPTAEGWSVRADIPLHEGDTGWRPWWCKA; this is translated from the coding sequence ATGTTGCGTGGCGCAACGAGATACCTGCGGGAACAGCTTCGCCGGCGAGGCGAGCTGATTCCCGTCGGTCTGACCTGGGCGTCGTTGATAGCCGTCGATGTCAGCCACGTCGGCGGCGCGGTGATCGCGATCCTGCAGCGTCCTTCCGCCGATCTGCCCGTCGGGCTGACCGCCTTCGCGGTGTCCATCGCGCCGACGCTCGTGTTCTTCTTCCTGAATACGAAGCTCAGCCCGGTGCTGATGTGGGCGACCTGGTCGACGGCCACCGCGATGATGCTGTTCGGCACGTCGACCCCCATTCACGCCGATTTCGCACCGGCGCTGCTGGTGCTGATGGTGTTGTCAACTGCGACATTGAGTTCCATTGCGGGTGGCTTGTTGTCGGCGGTGTCTGCGGCCGCGCTGCTGCTGGCCGCGGCCGCACTGCACCGCCTGGACGCGGTGGTGCTCTATCTGGCTTTCGTCGGCGCAGGGTGGCTACTCGGGTACGTGATGCGTGCCCAACGGCTGCTGCTGGCCGAGCAGATCGAGGCGCAGAAGATGTTGGCCCAGCACGCCGCCGCCGACGAGCGGCGGCGCATCGCCCGGGAAGTGCACGACGTCATCGCGCACTCGCTGAGCATCACCCTGCTGCATGTGACGGGTGCGCGTCGGGCGCTGCAGCAGGACCGCGATGTCGATGACGCGGTCGAGGCGCTGGAACAGGCCGAACGCCTGGGCCGGCAGGCGATGGCCGACATCCGGCGCACCGTCGGACTGCTCGACAGCTCGCCGACGAAGGCCGCTCAAACGACGCCCGAACCCGGCATCGACGACATCGGCGTCCTGGTGGCGGACTTTCAGCGCGCCGGCCTGGACGTCACGCTGCGCGTCGACGGGCCGACCGAGCGCGTCTCGGCGGCCGTGGGCCTGGCGCTGTACCGCATCACCCAGGAATCGCTGGCCAATATCGCCAAGCACGCCCCGGACTCGAAATCGACGGTGGCGCTGTGTGTCTCAGCGACGTCGGCCGGCCTCACCGTGGAGAACAGGCTGCCGGTCGCGATCGCCGCGCCGCTGTCCGCGGAGGGCCGGGGGTTGCGCGGCATGCGTCAGCGCGTCGAGCTGCTGGGCGGGGCCATCGACACCGGCCCCACCGCCGAGGGGTGGTCGGTGCGTGCCGACATACCGCTGCACGAAGGTGACACGGGCTGGCGGCCGTGGTGGTGCAAGGCGTGA